From Aegilops tauschii subsp. strangulata cultivar AL8/78 chromosome 5, Aet v6.0, whole genome shotgun sequence:
GGCGTTGTAACATCAACCATGGAGTACTCTAGGCCGCATTCTCTAGAGGTTCCGGATTCTGACATAGGCCACCATTTTGGGACGCTTTTGGAATCTCAAGAGGGTGCAGATGTTATTTTTAGTGTAGCAGGAGAGAAGTTTCATGCTCATAAGTTAGTGTTGGCTGCGCGATCTTCTTTTTTTAGATCTGAATTTCTTGATCCTGAATCAGATGAAGAAAACAGTGAAGTCGACACTAGTAACGAAATCAAAGAGATTGTCATCGACGACATGGAGCCAAAAGTGTTTCAGGTATGTTTCTTCTATGCTGATCTTATTCTTTGGATTTTGCAGTTTAACAAGCTTGATTTATATCTTATCAAATGTAAATACTCTATGGTGTAGGCTGTCCTTCACTTCATGTACAGGGACAATCTTGTCGGTGATGACGAATTGTCTGCATCAAGCTCAGATTGTCCCATCTTTGATACTTTAGCTGGGAAGTTGTTGGCTGCAGCAGACAAATATGAGTTGCCAAGGCTAAGAGTGTTATGTGAATCTTACTTGTGCAAGCAGATTTCTGTAAAATCTGTGGCAACTACTCTAGCGCTGGCTGATCGGCATCATGCTACAGAGCTCAAGTCCGTCTGCCTAAAATTTGCTGCTGAGAACCTTTCAGGTAACAAGACATAACAAGGGATGCAATTTGATGTGCTCGTCCTATGTAGTTATTGGATAATTGCATTTATATGCTTGAGAACTCCTGTCGGTAGTTTCCAGTTTGCATCCTAAAGGTGGTGTATGAAACAGCATGCTGCCATTTGTTTCCACAAGTATACACCCTTATGTATACTCATGGAAAGGAACAGTGGCCATATGATACCTTTGTTTGCAGCAATAGTTAGAACAGAAGATGTACCACTTAGTAATACAGATACATGTATCTTTTACGCTGAGGGCACAATGTTAGTCTTATGACGGTAACGTTTTGAATCTCCCATTATGCCAATCAGACAGCAAGCTACAGTAGTTGGCTCAAAGCATTTCAATTTTCATTTGTGTCATCTCCCAATTTGACAAGACATCCTATAACGTCAGTAATTTAATGTGTACTgcttttttatggtacttgtagACTGCCTTTGCACATGTTTCTACTGTTTGTTCCTTGGTGGTGCACAAACAAGCGTCCTGAACTGTATAACATTCCAGATGCCCTTATGTATCTGCAGCTGTAATCCGGACCGACGGATTCGATTACCTCAAAGACAACTGCCCCGCGCTGCAGTCGGAGATCCTCCGGACGGTAGCCGGGTGCGAGGAGGAATGCAGCAGCGGCGGCAAGAGCCAGAGCGTGTGGGGCCAGATCTCAGACGGCGGCGACACCAGCGGGCGCAGGGTGAGGCCCAGGGTCTAGCGCCGCCACCGCCAGCAAGCACTGACCTGTATGTGTTAGCCAGCTGCCGCTGCTGTATAAATTCGTAACAGCCATTTGATTTTGTGACAGATCTTCTTGTAATAATAATAGCATCCGCTCTGTTGTAGTACTACCTTCTTTGTTCATAACCGTTTTGTTGGATAATTTACCTTCTTTTTTAAAAGGAGAACTTTGCTTCGCTTAACAGTTAATAAGCTTGCCTTTATCAAGCGGAGCCACTACGTCaggtgatgaggtgaacaactGAGACTGGCCACGTTAGCTCAGTCTCGCACAATACTATTTGGATTGTATGATGTTCATAGTATTCTTCTAAAGATTCTATTTCTTAGGAAATTTTCTAATAAACACCCCCTGGGTCAGATGAATGGTGTTGCCAAAATTCctttggacggagggagtacttttctgTGTTAGAATTCCGTAGTGATTTCAGAATAAGTAGAAGGAGTTAAGTGTGAGAAAGCAAAAGATAACAGTGTAAGAATCAAATTTTCGAACGTAAAGGCTTATCATTATCCTCCCTTACCTTTTTATACAAATCTGACACATTTGTGCACGCCAACATGAACTAAAACACATACTAGCACAACTCTTTTGTGAATTTTTTGAATTGTACATGTGTATAGACAGGCCTTCGTATTTACATTTACAAATGCATTAAGTACCCCTCCCTCCGTTCCCTAATactccgtctcaaaataagtgtctcaactttgtattaGCTCTAATGCAAATTTGTACTAAGctcaagacacttattttgggacggagagaGTATAAGACATTTTGCTTTTTCTTGATTTGTATGTATCTACACATTTTAGTATGTATGTTCACTCATCTTAGTATGTATGTAGTCAATATTTTAAAATAgctaaaaggtcttatattagGAAACGGAGAGAGTAAATGGAATACATTGATGTCATTAAAAAGCGCTTGGCTGTTTAAGTATTTAACCATTGTTATGATTTACTCCCTTCTTTCTAATTGGGCATGGCTAGATCTCAGTCGACTAAGATTTAACCAAGTCTTGGTCAAATGATAGAACATATAAAAAATATAGCATCAATTGAGACTTGGCTAAGTCTCAATCGACTGAAATTTGGCAATCCTGTTTCTAATTTTATAGGTCATGCGTGTATCTCTAACACATATCAGAACAGTTATACCATTAGGAAAAATAATATTTCTAATTTCTAATGGTATAATATTCATGATATACTCCTATAACTTATAATATGTACGTGTAATAAGCCTTGTATAACCAGAAAGGAGGTAGTGATATCATTTAGCACCCTGTTGGCATTTATAGGATGAGATGCTGAAATTCGTTTGACGTCCAAGCACAAGGCAGAACAAAATCAAGACAATCATAGATGGGCGACTCCACCTTTCAATAGCAAATGATTCAAAGTAAATAAGTACTTGCTCACATGAATTCAGTACAAACTACACTGACTGAGTAACATACAAAATGTAAGCGCCCACACATCAGACTAGAGCTATTACGACGACAGAGACTGCAAACTGGGAGCATCTTCTTGCAGCGGCAAACATCCATATGCTCTGTTTTGCTCAACCAAATGCGGCGCAAAGGAACTCCTTGTAAATGCTCATGAACTTGGCCACGAAAGCTGCagaaacagtagcaaaaaatggGTGCAGACGAATCAGCGATCAGCTTTTGAGTACCGACCAGGCTAGTGCCGCTACAATGGTAGCCACCCAAAATATTGAAATACAATGTACACAGATCTTGAGGTGTATATGTGCCAGATTAAGGGCATCTCTGATCCAAAGGATTTCCTTAAGAACTATGGAGGATTGTAAGGAGTTTTTCATATTTTGTTGGTTCAATTTGTAGGATTGTATTCCACATGAAGCTCCATTTTGAGAGAAAGTTTCTATTAACTTGTCTCTCTTTGAAAAAGGACCTATGTTTTTAATAGTGCAATCAAATCTACGGCTTTTACTTGTTACATGGTGCCATCAAATCGTACTGTGAGAAGACATGACACTCTAATCCTATGAGGCCCTATATGAGAAAGGCAATAAGGCATAGCTAGGTCTATTAATGCCGATTATAACCAGAGAAATCAAATTATCGGTACAATACAAATACGCACACGCTAGACCAACAAGAAACATGACAACATTATGCACAACACACCAGTTTGTTAAAGGTGCACGAGATGTACCTTCCAGATGAAAAATGGCCTTGGACCCAAGTCGCATCTTGTGTTCCTGCCAAAGACATGACACCAGAGCTTAACAAGCAGATTTATCGCAAGAATGAAAAAAAGAGCACCAATAAGGAAGAAAATACAAAATTAAGGCCATAGACCTAAGAGGTAGAGCTAGTACTGTGTGAAATTAGTGAAGATAGAACATGAAAAGTCTACTGTGCTCCTAGGTTACAAAGAACATATGAAACTAAATTGGCTGGGAGCTGGGGAAAAAATGTTAGCATAACAATTACTCACATAGTGTGCAGCCCAGTGACAAACTTCATGCTTCAAATCAGAGTCTAACTTCTTCATTAACTCGGTTAACAACTTCTGCAATTGTCAAAAACAAGTTTAACTTGCACCCACATTAAAGGTCATCGAGAAATGAAGGTAAAGCAGCAACAGAAGCATTGTGTCACCTTCAAGATGCTTTCAGGTGGGATACAATTCACAAGTAACTCATAGAATTTCTGGCGTACAGAATATAGCCTGAAATATTAATTTTACAATTCAAAGTCAAATTAAAGCAAAACCAGAAAATGTCTCAGAGGACTCACCATGTAAGGAAAATTAATAAACAGATGTTGTGAAGAACAAAAGTGTGTAACAGATGGCGAACCACCTAAAATAGCAGATGCCACTTCCATATGGTGTGACACAAGATGGAAATATAACATTCCAAGCAGATGCAGATCCATTACCACTCCTAACAGATTAAATAAGTAAAGTACAAGACATCTCATGACATCAATGCTGGCTGCTGGCCGCATGTAGTTAGGTTATGAAATCTCTTCAATTCTGAAGATCTTCCTAATAATTGCACGATGGGTATACACTGATGGCCGCGAGCCATTATGATGCATGAAACAAGGGCTCGAGGGAGAACAATAATGTAATAGTATCTTTACAGAAAAAGGGAAAACAAATATGTGGTAACTAAAAATGAAGACTGAAAACATGTAAACAGGAAATGAAAGGAAAAGGCAAACATTAGGGACTGCAGCTCAACAGAAGTTGGAATGAAACATGACAGACCTTTTAGGGCTTTGTTCACTCAAGATTTCAGTTGCTATTTCAGACACATACTGCTCCCAGTCAAGAGGAGGTGCCACTTGATTTGCTGAAAATGGATATCTGCAATTCAGAAACAGAAGAAAAAACCTTAAGGGAAGACCAGATAAATGTAAAAACTTAAGGGCGTAAAAAGCGAGATACATGATACACATATAAAACTAGGGACACAGCACAACCAATATTAACAGAACTGCAGTAACAATTAAAGGTAGCAGTCGGGCTTACTGCTGGACTTTGCATGTCTCAAAAAATAATATTGCTCGCCTCAAGTTGCGGTTTGATTGAGCTGCTATCCGAGCAGCAAATCCAAATGGAAGTTGCAGATTCTCTTTCTTCCCAATGAATTCCAGTACTTGTACAATCTGCAAATGAGCGAGTTTTAGGGGTGCAGTATGCATGACTTCTTCAACTGTACATAGAATAAAATTTCACTACCATTTCCTTGCTGTGAACATGGTACAAATAAACTGACAAAAGCATAGATTCAAACCTTACATAGAGCAGTTCAGACAACCATGGTAAAGTCCCGACTTTACAGATGCAATTCACAACACTTAAAAAAAATAAGTTCAATTTATCATAACTGAACTAATTACCAAACTTAGAAGCAAAGGAACCCATGCAAGTTTTGAACACCCTACTAGACATAGTAGCACCGACCATGAAATCAAGCCAAAGATCCACAACTGACACTAGTTACAGTAAAAATGGCATCAAATATCCATTACTAACCTGATCTTCGGTAGGTGCATTCACTCGCACATTCAAGCAACGGGACCTTACAGCTTCTGTCACCTTTGAGGAGCTATTACAGCATAATATGAGTCTACACGATGCACTGTATTTCTCCATTGTCCTACGGAGGGAATGTTGTGCTTCTCGTGACAGCTTGTCAACTTCATTTAGGACAAGCACTGCAAATTTACAAAGTATGTTTAAGTCTATGTTGAAAGAAGAATTTGTTTTTAAATAAAGCAAGCATACAGCCTAAGCAAGGAGTATGGCCACTTTGCATAGCATCATCTGTTTATGCACTTGTTGAAATCATCCACTGaaaagtactacctccgtcccttaatataagacatttttgcAGTTCAATTTCATGGTATAGAGGGACGATTCTTCATCTCAGGGTGCAATAGACAATGGTGACAGAGGCAGTAACAAGTAAATCATCCAGGGGAAGTAAATCATCCTGACAATGGTGCCAGGGGATGCAATAGACAATGGTGCCAGGGGAAGAAAAGCTAGTGGCTTGTAAGACAACAAAATTTAAAACTAGAGAGTTATAAGAACAAAATCAGAAGCACCAACCTTTAAATGCTCTCTTGCCCTTGGCATCAATGGGCCTACTCTTGGCCATCTCTTTGATGACCTCCTGAACAACATACCTGTCCTGAAAGCCAGCATCGCTGGGGTTCATCTCCACATGGTGGGAACTTGACAACATCGCCAGCTCAAGATCAAATGTCCTCGTCCCAGTCTGTATAAAAAATTGCACCTCAATTTCATAGCTACCCCCCAAATTGGCAACTTGGATAACACCACGGAACAGTCTAAGGCTCTAAGCTATATCAACATACACAGCAATGGCAAATGCTATGTTTTCCTATCATGGTGCATCAGTTCTATGTTCACCAATAGCACAAACTGGAAAGGGAAGACTCCCTATATGCATGCCACATGAGCTGACAACCATCACTACTACTTTCTGTTAACTCGCCAATGACATATTGCAGTTTTGCAATAGTGACCATAAGAAGGGAAAACGGAGATGGGCTGAAAGAAGGGTTACAACTCACATCGATCTTCCACGTCTTATTctccatcttcacctgcaacgGAACCAACAAAACACACGAAAATGTCAGCAGAAAAAACCGGGCCACAGGCAAAAAAGAAGGTTAAAAAAATCCAGATCTTCAAAGATTTATCCTGAAGAGAAGAAACTACCTTCTCCACACCGGCGCCGAACATCTGCTTGATGAGCGCCATGATTAGGGTTTTCTTGCCGGACCCCGGTGGGCCATAGAAGAGCAGGTGCGGGCAGTCCTGCTCCGCCACCTGAACCGAACGGGACACCGTCAGAACAGATCAGCACACAGGGAGGCGGGGAGACCCTGGGAGAGTGGTCTGGGGAGGGGAGGGTCGCGGATTCTTACGAATTTCTTGAGGTTCTGCGCGACCTGCTCATGGACGATGACCTTGTCTAGGGTTTTCGGCCGGTGCTTGTCCACCCACAGCATCTTCttgcgccgcctcgccgccgacgaGAGAGATGGGGAGGGAGATGAGGATTTGGGGATTGGATTTGGGAGAGGTGGGGAGGGGAATGGAGGAGACTGGCGGGAACTTGGGAGTGGGGAGGGGATTGGGGGCGGCCTCTCGCGCCAGAGGGGGAGAGCAGGGTTTTGGGGCTTCACCGAGCGCTAGGCGCCTATCTGTCGCTCAACCCTAGCATACTACTGCCCAAAATTTAGTGCCCTACTTTGTTTGTGTAAAGTCAAGGGCTCAAATGTTCATGAAAGTACATCCAAGTCTTTCGATTGATTTTGATATTGGTAACATATATAGTTGAGTGACTAAGTGTTCGCTAAGTGCCGATCAGGGTTTTTAGACCCTAGTGGAAATGTTGTCGAGCATCGTCGATCCTTCCCCACAATAGATCTAACAACCTTTTTAAATTTTGTTGAGTTGTTAGGACATCTCCAAGGCGAACCCGCAAACCGCTCGCATCCATCCGGACCACGGAAGCCATCCAACGCGAGCATGT
This genomic window contains:
- the LOC109783017 gene encoding BTB/POZ and MATH domain-containing protein 5 isoform X1, with protein sequence MDDDDAGGGGDASPQHEAGGGAVVIERGAGAATGPARDAAAASPTSSRSVTETVNGSHRFVIQGYSLAKGMGVGKHIASETFAVGGYQWAIYFYPDGKNPEDNSAYVSVFIALASEGTDVRALFELTLQDQSGRGKHKVHSHFDRALDAGPYTLKYRGSMWGYKRFFRRTALETSDFLKDDCLKINCTVGVVTSTMEYSRPHSLEVPDSDIGHHFGTLLESQEGADVIFSVAGEKFHAHKLVLAARSSFFRSEFLDPESDEENSEVDTSNEIKEIVIDDMEPKVFQAVLHFMYRDNLVGDDELSASSSDCPIFDTLAGKLLAAADKYELPRLRVLCESYLCKQISVKSVATTLALADRHHATELKSVCLKFAAENLSAVIRTDGFDYLKDNCPALQSEILRTVAGCEEECSSGGKSQSVWGQISDGGDTSGRRVRPRV
- the LOC109783017 gene encoding BTB/POZ and MATH domain-containing protein 4 isoform X2: MDDDDAGGGGDASPQHEAGGGAVVIERGAGAATGPARDAAAASPTSSRSVTETVNGSHRFVIQGYSLAKGMGVGKHIASETFAVGGYQWAIYFYPDGKNPEDNSAYVSVFIALASEGTDVRALFELTLQDQSGRGKHKVHSHFDRALDAGPYTLKYRGSMWGYKRFFRRTALETSDFLKDDCLKINCTVGVVTSTMEYSRPHSLEVPDSDIGHHFGTLLESQEGADVIFSVAGEKFHAHKLVLAARSSFFRSEFLDPESDEENSEVDTSNEIKEIVIDDMEPKVFQAVLHFMYRDNLVGDDELSASSSDCPIFDTLAGKLLAAADKYELPRLRVLCESYLCKQISVKSVATTLALADRHHATELKSVCLKFAAENLSDALMYLQL
- the LOC109783018 gene encoding replication factor C subunit 5 encodes the protein MLWVDKHRPKTLDKVIVHEQVAQNLKKFVAEQDCPHLLFYGPPGSGKKTLIMALIKQMFGAGVEKVKMENKTWKIDTGTRTFDLELAMLSSSHHVEMNPSDAGFQDRYVVQEVIKEMAKSRPIDAKGKRAFKVLVLNEVDKLSREAQHSLRRTMEKYSASCRLILCCNSSSKVTEAVRSRCLNVRVNAPTEDQIVQVLEFIGKKENLQLPFGFAARIAAQSNRNLRRAILFFETCKVQQYPFSANQVAPPLDWEQYVSEIATEILSEQSPKRLYSVRQKFYELLVNCIPPESILKKLLTELMKKLDSDLKHEVCHWAAHYEHKMRLGSKAIFHLEAFVAKFMSIYKEFLCAAFG